A section of the Enterococcus montenegrensis genome encodes:
- the dapA gene encoding 4-hydroxy-tetrahydrodipicolinate synthase, with the protein MAIFTGAGVALVTPMKADQTVDFDKLKQLVDWQIAQGIDAIIACGTTGEASTLVDEEHIAVIETVVKQAAGRVPVIGGTGSNNTQHGIHLSKEAQRVGADGLLVVTPYYNKATDSSLIKHYEAICNSVDIPIILYSIAARTGLNLSPAMVAKLKELPNVVGIKEASGNISQVVEICGLADDNFAVYSGNDDQVLPFLSVGGLGVISTIANILPAETSQMVHAFLKGDITAAKKTQIEQLPLIQAIFKEVNPVPVKAAVNLLGKCDLNYRLPLDKPEPDTLELLKTEMKNYGLL; encoded by the coding sequence ATGGCAATTTTTACAGGAGCTGGCGTTGCCCTTGTTACCCCAATGAAAGCAGATCAAACGGTAGATTTCGATAAGTTAAAACAACTCGTGGATTGGCAAATTGCACAGGGAATTGACGCGATCATTGCCTGTGGCACAACCGGTGAAGCCTCTACTCTGGTAGATGAAGAACATATTGCAGTAATTGAAACAGTTGTAAAACAAGCTGCCGGACGCGTCCCTGTTATTGGTGGTACTGGCTCAAATAATACGCAACATGGCATTCACTTATCAAAAGAAGCCCAGCGTGTAGGCGCAGATGGACTGCTTGTCGTTACGCCCTATTACAACAAAGCCACAGACAGTAGCCTAATAAAACATTATGAAGCAATTTGCAACAGCGTCGACATTCCGATTATTCTATATTCCATTGCGGCAAGAACAGGATTAAATTTAAGCCCTGCTATGGTAGCAAAATTAAAAGAACTTCCGAATGTTGTTGGCATTAAAGAAGCCAGTGGCAACATCTCTCAGGTGGTGGAAATTTGTGGTCTGGCCGATGATAACTTTGCCGTTTATTCGGGCAATGACGATCAAGTCTTACCGTTTTTATCGGTTGGCGGTTTAGGTGTCATTTCAACTATCGCCAATATTTTACCTGCTGAAACTTCCCAAATGGTACATGCCTTCTTAAAAGGGGATATAACAGCTGCTAAAAAAACCCAAATTGAGCAACTTCCTTTAATCCAAGCTATTTTTAAAGAAGTGAATCCTGTCCCTGTTAAGGCCGCCGTTAATCTTTTAGGAAAATGTGACCTGAATTATCGCCTTCCATTAGACAAACCCGAACCAGACACGTTAGAATTATTAAAGACCGAAATGAAAAACTACGGTTTACTTTAA
- the dapB gene encoding 4-hydroxy-tetrahydrodipicolinate reductase, producing MKNVLLSGCHGKMGQVLQKLITAHPDLQVVAGLDHTLDKEADFPVYAAAADVVEKIDIVIDFSHYSAVPALINSCVAKNLPIVIATTGLTDDTKAMLPVASQIIPVFYSANMSLGINVLIKALQSVAPALENDFNIEIIEKHHNQKKDAPSGTALLLADSINDSLTKPKDYLFGRAGNDLENPLSQMGIHAIRGGSIPGEHTVIFAGSDEILEFTHTALSRDIFANGALKAAEFLLKQSAGLYSMQDLLA from the coding sequence ATGAAAAATGTGTTATTGAGTGGCTGTCACGGCAAAATGGGGCAAGTTTTGCAAAAATTAATTACAGCACATCCAGATTTACAAGTTGTCGCAGGTCTTGACCACACCTTAGATAAAGAGGCCGATTTTCCCGTTTATGCTGCTGCAGCTGATGTAGTCGAAAAAATAGATATCGTGATTGATTTTTCTCATTACAGCGCCGTGCCTGCTTTAATCAACAGCTGTGTTGCTAAAAATTTGCCCATCGTTATTGCTACAACCGGGCTAACAGATGATACAAAAGCCATGTTGCCTGTAGCAAGTCAAATTATTCCGGTGTTTTATTCTGCCAATATGTCGTTAGGGATCAATGTTTTAATTAAAGCCTTACAGTCTGTGGCCCCTGCTTTAGAAAACGATTTTAATATTGAAATCATCGAAAAACATCATAACCAGAAAAAAGATGCTCCTAGTGGTACAGCACTTTTACTCGCCGATAGTATTAATGATTCCTTAACTAAACCAAAGGACTATCTTTTTGGCAGAGCTGGCAATGATTTAGAAAATCCTTTAAGTCAAATGGGAATTCACGCTATCAGAGGTGGCAGTATTCCAGGTGAGCATACGGTAATTTTTGCCGGTTCAGATGAGATTTTAGAGTTTACACATACTGCCTTATCCCGCGACATTTTTGCTAACGGTGCCCTAAAAGCAGCGGAATTTTTATTAAAGCAAAGTGCGGGCTTATATAGTATGCAAGATTTATTGGCCTAA
- the dapD gene encoding 2,3,4,5-tetrahydropyridine-2,6-dicarboxylate N-acetyltransferase has protein sequence MSDLHFTDPYALAKYIKDAEKKTPVKAYVRGNFGGLSHDKIKIFGDYNSWVLIGDNQDIQEFLKKYPEKIEDLYIENDRRNSAVPLLDLTKVDARIEPGAFIRDEAVIEKNAVVMMGAVINIGAVVGEETMIDMGAILGARATVGKRAHIGAGAVLAGVLEPPSADPVVIEDDVLIGANAVVLEGVRVGKGAVVAAGSVVTADVPAMSVVAGSPAKVIKTKDEKTVSKTEFLDDLRG, from the coding sequence ATGTCAGATTTACACTTTACTGATCCTTATGCACTAGCTAAATATATTAAAGATGCCGAGAAAAAAACGCCGGTAAAAGCTTATGTTCGCGGTAATTTTGGTGGTTTAAGCCACGACAAAATAAAAATATTTGGTGATTATAATTCTTGGGTACTCATTGGGGATAATCAAGACATTCAGGAATTCTTGAAAAAATATCCTGAAAAAATTGAAGATCTCTACATTGAAAACGATCGGCGCAATTCTGCAGTCCCATTACTGGACTTAACCAAAGTTGATGCCCGAATCGAACCTGGTGCTTTTATTCGCGATGAGGCGGTAATTGAAAAAAATGCGGTAGTCATGATGGGGGCTGTAATTAATATTGGAGCTGTGGTCGGCGAAGAAACTATGATTGATATGGGCGCAATCTTAGGTGCCCGCGCAACTGTAGGAAAACGCGCGCATATTGGAGCTGGAGCTGTCTTAGCTGGTGTTTTAGAGCCACCTTCAGCAGATCCAGTTGTAATTGAAGACGATGTTTTGATTGGCGCAAACGCCGTTGTCTTAGAAGGCGTTCGCGTTGGCAAAGGGGCGGTTGTGGCAGCTGGTTCAGTCGTAACAGCAGATGTTCCAGCTATGAGCGTTGTTGCTGGTTCGCCTGCAAAAGTCATTAAAACAAAAGACGAAAAAACTGTCAGTAAAACCGAATTTCTCGATGATTTACGGGGATAA
- a CDS encoding ammonium transporter has product MNTGNIAFIIICTGLVFIMTPALAFFYGGLSRQKNILNTMMMSICTLGLASVIWILIGYSLSFSGTGLFIGNLDKLFFQHVSMIKGDGIPEGLFAAFQMMFALITSAILTGSVAGRMRFSAIFLFLAVWLVVVYAPMAHMVWGGGFLDQIGSVDFAGGNVVHISSGISGLVLAIVLGKRKEVEHIPHNIPFIVLGTGLLWLGWFGFNAGSALAADGLAIHALLTTNTAAAAAMLSWMGLEKLVNGKPSIVGACTGAVVGLVAITPGAGFISMQSALLTGVLVSPVCYYGIRFVKEKLGFDDALDAFGCHGIGGIFGGIITGIFADPSVGGRSGLIFGQTDLFVAQLLSIVITIAFAGTMSFIIISIIKKFIPLRVSELDELQGMDQCEHNEEAYNTTLGLDLD; this is encoded by the coding sequence ATGAATACAGGAAATATTGCTTTTATCATTATTTGTACCGGTTTAGTTTTCATTATGACCCCTGCTTTAGCCTTTTTTTATGGTGGGCTTTCCCGTCAGAAGAATATTTTAAACACAATGATGATGTCGATTTGTACATTGGGACTAGCTTCAGTCATTTGGATTTTAATTGGTTACAGCCTTTCTTTTAGCGGCACTGGCCTTTTTATTGGAAATTTAGATAAACTATTTTTCCAGCATGTCTCCATGATAAAAGGTGACGGTATTCCAGAGGGTCTTTTCGCTGCGTTTCAAATGATGTTTGCTCTGATCACTTCAGCCATTTTAACAGGTTCCGTCGCAGGCAGAATGCGTTTTTCCGCTATCTTCTTATTTCTAGCTGTTTGGTTAGTTGTTGTTTACGCACCAATGGCTCATATGGTCTGGGGCGGTGGATTCTTAGATCAAATTGGCTCTGTTGATTTTGCTGGTGGGAATGTTGTTCATATCAGTTCTGGTATTTCTGGTTTAGTTTTAGCGATTGTTTTAGGTAAACGAAAGGAAGTCGAACATATTCCTCATAACATTCCATTTATTGTTTTAGGTACCGGCTTGTTATGGTTAGGCTGGTTTGGCTTTAACGCCGGTAGTGCTTTAGCAGCAGACGGCCTAGCAATTCACGCTTTATTAACCACCAACACGGCAGCTGCCGCTGCCATGCTTTCATGGATGGGATTAGAAAAATTGGTGAATGGCAAACCATCAATCGTAGGTGCATGTACCGGGGCTGTTGTCGGGCTTGTGGCTATTACCCCAGGTGCAGGTTTTATCTCCATGCAGTCGGCATTACTAACTGGCGTGTTAGTTAGCCCGGTTTGTTATTATGGTATTCGTTTTGTGAAAGAAAAACTTGGCTTTGACGATGCCTTAGATGCTTTTGGCTGTCATGGTATCGGAGGAATTTTTGGTGGAATTATAACAGGTATATTTGCTGACCCTAGTGTTGGCGGACGCAGCGGTTTAATTTTTGGCCAAACAGATTTATTCGTAGCACAACTTCTTAGTATTGTTATCACCATTGCCTTTGCAGGTACGATGAGCTTTATCATCATCAGTATTATCAAAAAATTCATCCCATTGCGGGTTTCTGAATTAGACGAGTTGCAGGGAATGGATCAATGTGAGCACAACGAAGAAGCTTACAATACGACTTTGGGATTAGATTTAGACTAA
- a CDS encoding DHH family phosphoesterase encodes MNIRHEILKAIEEYDRIIIHRHMRPDPDALGSQVGLAEVLRASFPTKEIYQAGGPVEGLNYLAEMDEVADALYEGALVIVTDTANSPRVSDQRYANGAKLIKIDHHPNDEPYGDLVWVNTKASSCSEMIADFAFSFPDVLKISVAAARLLYAGIVGDTGRFLYPATTSYTLEIAGKLLDFGFDAAKLNRELQQISLKVAKLSGYVYENIEVDENGAGRVILPQELLDKFSVVDSETSHVVSLPGTIDVTLAWGIFVQQPEGYYRVRLRSKGPVINEIAKRHHGGGHPLASGANAKDLAEVAEIYQEIQAACRKYIKQ; translated from the coding sequence ATGAATATCAGACATGAAATTTTAAAAGCAATTGAAGAATACGATCGAATTATTATCCATCGTCATATGCGACCAGATCCCGATGCATTAGGGTCACAAGTTGGTTTGGCGGAAGTTCTGCGTGCCAGTTTTCCGACAAAAGAAATTTATCAAGCCGGTGGTCCGGTTGAAGGGTTGAACTATTTGGCAGAAATGGATGAAGTAGCAGATGCGCTTTATGAAGGGGCATTGGTAATCGTCACTGATACGGCCAATTCTCCGCGAGTTAGTGATCAGCGTTATGCCAATGGTGCAAAATTAATTAAAATCGATCATCATCCTAATGATGAGCCTTATGGAGATTTAGTTTGGGTCAATACCAAGGCCAGCAGTTGTAGTGAAATGATTGCAGATTTTGCTTTTTCATTTCCTGACGTGTTAAAAATTAGTGTGGCAGCGGCACGATTATTGTATGCTGGAATCGTTGGCGATACTGGGCGCTTTTTATATCCAGCGACCACTTCTTATACGTTAGAAATTGCCGGTAAATTACTGGATTTTGGTTTTGATGCAGCCAAGCTAAATCGTGAGTTGCAACAAATTTCCCTGAAGGTAGCCAAGCTTTCTGGCTATGTTTATGAAAATATTGAAGTGGATGAAAACGGCGCAGGACGGGTTATTTTACCCCAAGAGTTATTAGATAAATTTAGTGTGGTAGATTCAGAAACTTCCCATGTTGTATCTTTACCTGGAACAATTGATGTCACGCTAGCTTGGGGGATTTTCGTCCAACAACCAGAAGGCTATTATCGGGTACGTTTACGTTCAAAAGGTCCAGTAATTAATGAAATCGCTAAACGCCATCACGGTGGCGGGCATCCTCTAGCTAGCGGTGCCAACGCCAAAGACTTAGCAGAAGTTGCTGAAATTTATCAAGAAATTCAGGCTGCTTGTCGTAAGTATATCAAACAGTAA
- a CDS encoding DRTGG domain-containing protein, producing the protein MATKHDLILAHIESLPVGDRISVRGIAKALNVSEGTAYRAIKDAENIGLVSTIQRVGTIRIERKLKKNIERLTFGEVVQIIEGDVLGGKAGLNKVLHKFVIGAMKEDAMARYITPGSLMIVGNREGVHRLALKEGAAVLITGGFDTTSEICRLADEVEMPILRTTYDTFTVAAMINRALSDQLIKKDIMLVSDIFTPLEKTSYLDITATVKDYKRLAESTTHSRFPVVNKNMRLVGIVTPKDILEKQDNQAIERVMTKEISYVKREMSVASVSHQMIWDGLEVMPVVSDDLGLVGLVSRQDVMKAMQLVQRQPQIADTISDQITGDIQLVDQDNEGHKLDKPYYTFTVTPQMVNEVGTISFGVLNEIVANTAKRALLQQQRRNTWIEQVNMHYLRLIQLESKIAIHTRMLELGRRSAKLEIEVYLENTLAALAIVTCQVLERP; encoded by the coding sequence ATGGCGACAAAACATGATTTAATTTTGGCTCATATTGAAAGCTTGCCAGTGGGGGACAGAATTTCTGTCCGCGGGATTGCCAAAGCACTAAATGTTAGTGAAGGAACTGCCTATCGGGCGATCAAAGATGCTGAAAATATCGGTTTAGTTTCAACGATTCAACGAGTTGGTACCATTAGAATTGAACGGAAATTAAAGAAAAACATTGAACGCTTAACCTTTGGTGAAGTTGTCCAAATTATTGAAGGGGATGTTTTAGGCGGTAAAGCCGGTTTAAATAAGGTTTTACATAAGTTTGTGATTGGTGCCATGAAAGAAGATGCGATGGCCCGTTATATCACGCCGGGTTCTTTGATGATTGTTGGTAATCGCGAAGGTGTGCATCGTTTGGCCTTAAAAGAAGGTGCGGCCGTTTTAATTACCGGTGGCTTTGATACTACAAGTGAGATTTGTCGGCTAGCTGATGAGGTGGAAATGCCAATCTTGCGGACAACTTATGATACTTTTACTGTGGCAGCGATGATTAATCGTGCTTTAAGTGATCAATTGATTAAAAAAGATATTATGTTAGTGAGTGATATTTTCACGCCACTAGAAAAAACATCTTATTTAGATATCACTGCGACGGTTAAAGATTATAAGCGTTTAGCCGAAAGTACAACGCATTCTCGTTTTCCAGTCGTTAATAAAAATATGCGCTTGGTGGGGATTGTTACGCCAAAAGATATCTTGGAAAAACAAGATAATCAAGCGATTGAACGGGTCATGACAAAAGAAATCAGTTACGTTAAGCGGGAGATGAGTGTGGCTTCTGTCAGTCATCAAATGATTTGGGACGGCCTAGAAGTTATGCCGGTTGTATCTGATGACTTAGGGTTAGTAGGGCTTGTTTCCCGCCAAGATGTCATGAAGGCGATGCAACTTGTGCAGCGGCAACCACAAATCGCCGATACCATTTCAGATCAAATTACCGGCGATATTCAGTTAGTAGACCAAGATAATGAAGGCCATAAATTGGACAAACCCTATTATACCTTTACGGTCACGCCGCAAATGGTCAATGAGGTGGGAACGATTTCTTTTGGCGTTTTAAATGAAATTGTTGCCAATACAGCAAAGCGTGCTTTGTTGCAACAACAACGGCGCAACACTTGGATTGAACAAGTGAATATGCATTATTTGCGTCTAATCCAATTAGAGAGTAAAATAGCGATTCATACCCGCATGTTAGAGTTGGGGCGGCGGAGCGCGAAGTTGGAAATTGAAGTTTATTTAGAAAATACATTGGCGGCCTTGGCGATCGTTACTTGCCAAGTTTTAGAGCGACCATAA
- a CDS encoding metal-dependent hydrolase — translation MKITYHGHSVIAVKLEDGTDLLFDPFITGNPKTDLVAEKVQTDYILVTHGHEDHIGDMVPIAKNSDATIIGMVELCAFAKKNGVKHTHGMNIGGKFDFPFGRVKMVHAQHSSGYEVDGQMLYLGEAAGFIVQAEGKTIYHAGDTSNFGDMALFGAAFSIDVAFLPIGDNFTMGPTEAASAAKRLNAKQVVPIHYNTFPLIEQDPKAFAALLPAGVGKVLEVGESMTL, via the coding sequence ATGAAAATCACCTATCACGGTCATTCCGTAATCGCTGTCAAACTAGAGGATGGTACGGATTTATTATTTGACCCATTTATTACTGGTAATCCTAAAACAGATTTAGTAGCAGAAAAAGTACAAACAGATTATATTTTGGTAACTCATGGACACGAAGATCACATCGGAGATATGGTACCGATAGCAAAAAATTCAGATGCGACTATTATTGGCATGGTGGAGTTATGTGCTTTTGCCAAAAAGAATGGTGTAAAGCACACGCACGGTATGAATATTGGTGGCAAATTTGATTTTCCTTTTGGTCGGGTGAAGATGGTCCACGCCCAACATAGTTCCGGTTATGAAGTTGACGGCCAAATGCTTTACTTGGGGGAAGCGGCGGGCTTTATTGTTCAAGCAGAAGGTAAAACGATCTATCATGCAGGAGATACTTCAAACTTTGGCGATATGGCACTTTTTGGGGCCGCTTTTTCAATAGATGTCGCTTTTTTACCCATTGGGGACAATTTCACGATGGGGCCTACTGAGGCAGCGTCGGCGGCGAAACGATTAAATGCCAAACAAGTAGTGCCGATTCATTACAATACTTTTCCGTTGATTGAACAAGATCCTAAAGCCTTTGCAGCTCTTTTACCAGCTGGAGTGGGCAAGGTGCTTGAAGTGGGAGAAAGTATGACTTTATAA
- a CDS encoding TetR/AcrR family transcriptional regulator: MKRRDLTPKKIILSYIALAEKMGLAQVTFPRLAEALGIKPPSLYNHFKNLTDLKVHTAIFLHEKLHEYLITQLMGKTKEAALLTYGESYRTFALKYQAVYELLNTIPSFNNDALLLAGRKNTVLLSQLLSSFGLSEEEVLMESRGFRSLLHGYVSLSQLGYFQNAMLDADESFVAVLVQFVETIEKKAENSHH; encoded by the coding sequence ATGAAACGGCGGGATTTAACACCGAAAAAAATCATTTTGAGCTATATTGCATTAGCAGAAAAGATGGGCTTAGCCCAAGTAACATTTCCCCGCTTAGCTGAAGCGTTAGGGATTAAACCACCATCTTTATACAATCATTTTAAGAATTTAACGGACTTAAAAGTTCATACTGCGATTTTTCTCCATGAAAAATTACATGAATATTTGATCACGCAATTGATGGGCAAGACAAAAGAAGCAGCCTTATTAACCTATGGTGAGTCTTATCGGACTTTTGCTTTGAAGTATCAAGCGGTTTATGAATTGTTAAATACGATTCCAAGCTTCAATAATGACGCACTCCTTTTAGCAGGGCGGAAAAATACAGTCTTATTGTCCCAGCTCCTTTCTTCTTTTGGATTATCTGAAGAAGAAGTCTTGATGGAAAGTCGAGGATTTCGTAGTCTTCTTCATGGCTATGTTAGTTTGAGCCAGTTAGGTTATTTTCAAAATGCGATGCTGGATGCAGATGAAAGTTTTGTCGCAGTATTAGTACAATTTGTTGAAACGATTGAAAAAAAAGCTGAAAATAGCCATCATTAA
- a CDS encoding MFS transporter, whose translation MTGIGSSLISPFLSLYVDTLGVFTKKELSFQSGLIFASTFITMAIVSPLWGKLADQKGRKPMLLRASLGMAIMIFSMGFVTKAWQLLILRLLLGAFSGYTSNSVALMAIITPKEHSGRVLGTLSTGTVAGTLLGPLFGGVVVAHAGYKMTFWITGIIMFFVFLLTVFFVKEHFTPKPKDKVLSAKALTQVIDHPKVIIAMLLTTTILQLTDKSISPILSLYVRQLVHNPHLVTIYSGIVASAPGVVMLFFAPLFGRLGDKIGQYKILLFGLVLSFTIYLTLGFSHAIWQVILLRLFIGVSDSALAPSVQIILSQNSPQEATGRIFSYNQTMQSIGAIGGPLIGSTVSAYFDYRYVFFVSALFIVLNILNYATNFSQLKESRY comes from the coding sequence ATGACTGGAATTGGCTCTAGTTTAATTTCACCTTTTTTATCATTATACGTAGATACTCTAGGAGTCTTCACAAAAAAGGAATTAAGTTTCCAATCTGGTTTAATTTTTGCTAGCACGTTTATTACCATGGCGATTGTTTCACCTTTATGGGGCAAGCTAGCCGATCAAAAAGGGCGCAAACCCATGTTACTTCGCGCTAGTTTAGGTATGGCCATTATGATTTTTTCCATGGGCTTTGTCACGAAGGCTTGGCAATTACTGATTTTACGCCTTTTATTAGGTGCTTTTTCTGGATACACCAGTAATTCAGTTGCCTTAATGGCTATTATTACCCCAAAAGAGCATTCTGGTCGTGTACTTGGTACTCTTTCAACCGGGACTGTAGCCGGCACCTTATTAGGTCCGTTGTTTGGTGGTGTTGTGGTTGCCCATGCCGGTTATAAGATGACTTTTTGGATTACTGGTATCATTATGTTTTTTGTTTTCTTATTGACCGTCTTTTTTGTCAAAGAACATTTTACGCCAAAACCAAAAGACAAAGTTTTAAGTGCTAAAGCGTTAACCCAAGTGATTGACCATCCTAAAGTAATCATTGCCATGCTTTTGACTACGACGATTTTGCAATTAACCGATAAATCCATTAGCCCAATTTTAAGTCTTTATGTTCGTCAGCTCGTACATAATCCACACCTTGTTACCATTTACAGCGGTATCGTTGCCTCTGCTCCAGGGGTCGTCATGTTGTTTTTTGCTCCTTTATTCGGACGTTTAGGTGACAAAATTGGCCAATATAAAATTTTACTTTTTGGCCTTGTCTTATCTTTTACCATCTATTTGACATTAGGTTTTAGCCACGCAATTTGGCAAGTTATCTTGCTACGGCTGTTTATCGGTGTGAGCGATTCGGCACTAGCCCCTAGTGTGCAAATTATTTTGTCGCAAAATAGCCCCCAAGAAGCAACCGGACGGATTTTTAGTTATAACCAAACGATGCAGTCTATTGGCGCTATTGGCGGACCTTTAATCGGTTCGACTGTATCAGCTTACTTTGATTATCGCTATGTCTTTTTTGTATCTGCCTTATTCATCGTTTTAAATATTTTGAACTATGCAACAAATTTCTCCCAATTAAAAGAAAGCAGGTATTAA
- a CDS encoding isochorismatase family protein, which yields MIETLNLKKCAFVAIDLQKGILNSGTLTPYLASEVLQKNEQLVATLLEKLGLVALVKVDATTFGYLNFDLKKRQPLTLAKDYDELALKIENSTKANVVTITKHNPGAFFGTDLDLQLRRRGIDTLILTGVATENGVYATALDAYQFGYRVIVVEDACSSRDEELHRIFMTKLYPKISLVTSSTELLGTFA from the coding sequence ATGATTGAAACCCTCAATTTAAAAAAATGCGCTTTTGTCGCGATTGATTTGCAAAAAGGAATTTTAAACAGCGGCACTTTAACTCCTTATTTGGCTAGTGAAGTTCTTCAAAAAAATGAGCAACTAGTAGCTACGTTGCTTGAAAAACTTGGCTTGGTCGCTTTGGTTAAAGTAGACGCCACTACTTTTGGTTACTTGAATTTTGATTTAAAAAAGCGCCAACCTTTAACATTAGCCAAAGATTATGACGAACTTGCTCTTAAAATAGAAAATTCAACTAAAGCAAATGTCGTTACCATTACCAAACACAATCCGGGGGCATTTTTTGGCACAGATTTGGATTTGCAATTACGCCGACGGGGCATTGATACCTTAATTCTAACTGGCGTTGCAACAGAAAATGGTGTTTACGCTACCGCTTTAGATGCGTATCAATTCGGCTATCGTGTCATCGTAGTAGAGGATGCTTGCAGTAGCCGCGATGAAGAATTACATCGCATCTTCATGACAAAACTTTATCCCAAAATAAGCCTCGTCACTTCTAGCACCGAGCTATTGGGCACATTTGCCTAA
- the lacD gene encoding tagatose-bisphosphate aldolase: MTTEAKKAFIKQLSDKNGVISALAIDQRGALKKMINKYQDTQAQAVQIEDFKKIVSSELTQYASSILLDPEYGLPAAKVRDENAGLLLAYEKTGYDASTPGRLPDILSIWSVKRLKEAGADACKFLLYYDVDESDEINDQKKSFMERIGSECAAEDLPFFLELVSYDANDADTSTKEYAVKKPHKVIEMMKEFSKPRYGVDVLKMEVPVNMNYVEGYAKGEVAYTKAEAMAYFKEQSEATDLPFIFLSAGVTAELFQETLKFAKEAGSTFNGVLCGRATWANGVEPFITGGEDAAREWMQTQGRKNIEELNEVLQATATPVKL, encoded by the coding sequence ATGACAACAGAAGCAAAAAAAGCCTTTATCAAACAATTAAGTGACAAAAATGGTGTGATCTCTGCCCTTGCGATCGACCAACGTGGTGCTTTAAAGAAAATGATTAATAAATACCAAGATACACAAGCACAAGCAGTTCAAATCGAAGACTTCAAAAAAATCGTGTCTTCTGAATTAACCCAATATGCTTCATCTATTTTATTAGACCCAGAATATGGCTTACCAGCTGCTAAAGTTCGCGACGAAAACGCAGGGTTATTGTTGGCCTATGAAAAAACAGGCTACGATGCTTCAACCCCAGGACGCTTACCAGACATTTTGTCTATCTGGTCAGTGAAACGTCTAAAAGAAGCAGGCGCAGATGCATGTAAATTCTTACTTTACTACGATGTAGATGAAAGTGATGAAATCAACGATCAAAAGAAATCCTTCATGGAACGAATTGGTTCTGAATGTGCCGCAGAAGATTTACCTTTCTTCTTGGAATTGGTTTCTTATGATGCCAATGACGCAGATACCAGCACCAAAGAATACGCGGTTAAAAAACCACATAAAGTTATCGAAATGATGAAAGAATTTTCAAAACCACGTTACGGCGTTGATGTTTTAAAAATGGAAGTTCCGGTTAATATGAACTATGTAGAAGGTTACGCAAAAGGTGAAGTGGCGTATACAAAAGCAGAAGCTATGGCTTACTTCAAAGAACAATCAGAAGCAACTGACTTACCATTTATCTTCTTATCAGCTGGTGTTACAGCTGAATTGTTCCAAGAAACATTGAAATTCGCCAAAGAAGCAGGCTCAACATTTAACGGTGTTTTATGTGGTCGCGCGACTTGGGCAAATGGCGTAGAACCTTTTATCACAGGTGGAGAAGATGCAGCTAGAGAATGGATGCAAACACAAGGCCGTAAAAATATTGAAGAATTAAACGAAGTACTCCAAGCAACTGCAACACCGGTTAAATTATAA
- a CDS encoding fructose PTS transporter subunit IIA gives MALIKTDHIFLKENFTSQDEVMHFLADQAVSLGLSNDENKVYAKLLEREAEGTTGMMDGFAIPHAKDTTITAADIIIVSLVNPVDWQSLDGSPTDFIIALFIPDSEAGTTHLKLLSSVARLLMHQDVTKGLKAAATPEEIANLLNSKLAEN, from the coding sequence ATGGCACTAATTAAAACAGACCATATTTTTTTAAAAGAAAATTTTACATCCCAAGATGAAGTCATGCACTTTTTAGCTGATCAGGCAGTTTCTCTTGGTCTTTCAAATGATGAAAACAAAGTTTATGCTAAATTATTAGAACGTGAAGCAGAAGGAACAACTGGTATGATGGATGGTTTTGCGATTCCCCATGCTAAAGATACGACTATTACAGCCGCGGATATTATAATTGTCAGCTTAGTTAATCCTGTTGACTGGCAAAGTTTAGATGGCAGTCCGACAGATTTTATTATTGCCTTATTTATTCCAGATTCTGAAGCTGGAACCACGCATTTAAAACTTTTATCCAGTGTCGCGCGTCTTTTGATGCATCAAGATGTAACCAAAGGATTAAAAGCAGCGGCAACACCTGAAGAAATTGCCAATCTCTTAAATAGTAAATTAGCCGAAAATTAA